A genome region from Primulina eburnea isolate SZY01 chromosome 9, ASM2296580v1, whole genome shotgun sequence includes the following:
- the LOC140841250 gene encoding protein DEHYDRATION-INDUCED 19 homolog 5-like isoform X3, whose amino-acid sequence MDVDFWAARVHSAKNTKPTRLSNHGAVDEEGEDEVRAWFPCPFCYVEIEVPVLCIHLQEEHCFDLRNAVCPICAANLGKDPLSHFTVQHMHSIKQRKKSQKSGFWSNVSPNILKDLRELSSFLGASSATSSSEPAQDQLLPPFLCKAFKCSQKDKSSCIAATSDTISTNQALSNEVDEQNYEEKNLRATFIQEMVASTIL is encoded by the exons ATGGATGTGGATTTCTGGGCTGCGAGAGTTCACTCAGCCAAGAACACCAAGCCTACTAGACTCA GTAATCATGGGGCGGTGGATGAGGAAGGGGAAGATGAAGTAAGAGCCTGGTTTCCATGCCCTTTCTGTTATGTGGAAATTGAAGTTCCTGTGCTTTGTATCCATCTACAAGAAGAGCATTGTTTCGACTTGAGGAACGCG GTTTGTCCCATATGTGCTGCGAACTTAGGGAAAGATCCACTCAGCCATTTCACAGTGCAGCATATGCATTCAATTAAG CAGAGGAAAAAATCCCAAAAATCTGGTTTCTGGAGCAATGTATCTCCAAATATACTGAAGGACTTGCGGGAACTAAGTTCATTTCTCGGTGCAAGTTCAGCCACAAGCTCGAGTGAACCTGCTCAGGATCAACTCCTTCCACCATTTCTTTGCAAGGCCTTTAAATGCAGCCAGAAGGATAAGTCCTCTTGTATTGCTGCAACAAGTGACACGATAAG CACCAACCAAGCACTGTCAAATGAAGTGGATGAACAAAATTACGAGGAAAAAAACCTTCGCGCTACATTCATCCAGGAGATGGTTGCATCTACCATTTTATAG
- the LOC140841250 gene encoding protein DEHYDRATION-INDUCED 19 homolog 5-like isoform X1 — protein sequence MDVDFWAARVHSAKNTKPTRLSNSGNHGAVDEEGEDEVRAWFPCPFCYVEIEVPVLCIHLQEEHCFDLRNAVCPICAANLGKDPLSHFTVQHMHSIKQRKKSQKSGFWSNVSPNILKDLRELSSFLGASSATSSSEPAQDQLLPPFLCKAFKCSQKDKSSCIAATSDTISTNQALSNEVDEQNYEEKNLRATFIQEMVASTIL from the exons ATGGATGTGGATTTCTGGGCTGCGAGAGTTCACTCAGCCAAGAACACCAAGCCTACTAGACTCAGTAACTCTG GTAATCATGGGGCGGTGGATGAGGAAGGGGAAGATGAAGTAAGAGCCTGGTTTCCATGCCCTTTCTGTTATGTGGAAATTGAAGTTCCTGTGCTTTGTATCCATCTACAAGAAGAGCATTGTTTCGACTTGAGGAACGCG GTTTGTCCCATATGTGCTGCGAACTTAGGGAAAGATCCACTCAGCCATTTCACAGTGCAGCATATGCATTCAATTAAG CAGAGGAAAAAATCCCAAAAATCTGGTTTCTGGAGCAATGTATCTCCAAATATACTGAAGGACTTGCGGGAACTAAGTTCATTTCTCGGTGCAAGTTCAGCCACAAGCTCGAGTGAACCTGCTCAGGATCAACTCCTTCCACCATTTCTTTGCAAGGCCTTTAAATGCAGCCAGAAGGATAAGTCCTCTTGTATTGCTGCAACAAGTGACACGATAAG CACCAACCAAGCACTGTCAAATGAAGTGGATGAACAAAATTACGAGGAAAAAAACCTTCGCGCTACATTCATCCAGGAGATGGTTGCATCTACCATTTTATAG
- the LOC140841250 gene encoding protein DEHYDRATION-INDUCED 19 homolog 5-like isoform X2: MDVDFWAARVHSAKNTKPTRLSNSGNHGAVDEEGEDEVRAWFPCPFCYVEIEVPVLCIHLQEEHCFDLRNAVCPICAANLGKDPLSHFTVQHMHSIKRKKSQKSGFWSNVSPNILKDLRELSSFLGASSATSSSEPAQDQLLPPFLCKAFKCSQKDKSSCIAATSDTISTNQALSNEVDEQNYEEKNLRATFIQEMVASTIL; the protein is encoded by the exons ATGGATGTGGATTTCTGGGCTGCGAGAGTTCACTCAGCCAAGAACACCAAGCCTACTAGACTCAGTAACTCTG GTAATCATGGGGCGGTGGATGAGGAAGGGGAAGATGAAGTAAGAGCCTGGTTTCCATGCCCTTTCTGTTATGTGGAAATTGAAGTTCCTGTGCTTTGTATCCATCTACAAGAAGAGCATTGTTTCGACTTGAGGAACGCG GTTTGTCCCATATGTGCTGCGAACTTAGGGAAAGATCCACTCAGCCATTTCACAGTGCAGCATATGCATTCAATTAAG AGGAAAAAATCCCAAAAATCTGGTTTCTGGAGCAATGTATCTCCAAATATACTGAAGGACTTGCGGGAACTAAGTTCATTTCTCGGTGCAAGTTCAGCCACAAGCTCGAGTGAACCTGCTCAGGATCAACTCCTTCCACCATTTCTTTGCAAGGCCTTTAAATGCAGCCAGAAGGATAAGTCCTCTTGTATTGCTGCAACAAGTGACACGATAAG CACCAACCAAGCACTGTCAAATGAAGTGGATGAACAAAATTACGAGGAAAAAAACCTTCGCGCTACATTCATCCAGGAGATGGTTGCATCTACCATTTTATAG